Proteins encoded in a region of the Sphingomonas sp. OV641 genome:
- a CDS encoding DUF1192 domain-containing protein codes for MDLDDILGSRPDDPLTALLREDLDRLSVAELEARIAALEGEIARSRKKIDHAVNHRASADALFKR; via the coding sequence ATGGATCTGGATGATATCCTTGGGTCCCGGCCCGACGATCCCTTGACCGCCTTGCTGCGAGAGGATCTCGATCGCCTGTCGGTGGCTGAGCTGGAGGCGCGGATCGCCGCGCTGGAGGGCGAAATCGCCCGCAGTCGCAAGAAGATCGACCATGCGGTGAATCATCGCGCCAGCGCGGACGCCCTGTTCAAGCGATGA